From a single Nostoc sp. MS1 genomic region:
- a CDS encoding ATP-binding protein — translation MHTQSGKPLLELATAYKSLRDSGFDFSTAVGEPIDNAIQAQATKIRVITKTIERDNHNSKKKLPVIQQVAIVDNGYGMNADVLHGCLQLGYSTRYNDREGIGRFGVGATLAAISQCKRITIFSRNKSTSSFLSTYIDIDEIAT, via the coding sequence ATGCATACACAATCAGGAAAGCCTTTATTAGAGCTAGCGACAGCATATAAGTCTTTGAGAGATTCTGGCTTCGATTTCTCAACTGCTGTTGGTGAACCAATTGATAACGCGATTCAAGCACAGGCAACTAAAATACGTGTAATTACAAAAACAATAGAAAGAGATAATCATAACTCTAAAAAGAAGTTACCTGTTATTCAACAGGTAGCTATTGTCGATAACGGTTATGGTATGAATGCAGACGTGCTTCATGGGTGTCTTCAGCTAGGTTATTCGACAAGATATAACGATAGAGAAGGTATTGGTCGTTTTGGTGTAGGAGCTACTCTCGCCGCCATTTCTCAGTGTAAGCGAATTACTATTTTTTCACGTAATAAATCTACAAGTAGTTTTCTTTCAACCTATATTGACATAGATGAAATCGCTACATAA
- a CDS encoding IS630 family transposase (programmed frameshift), producing the protein MGSRLRVFLTPKQDKILFNLRTADVPQKVKDRAEVIRLSAHGWYVEKIADHFDWTAQTVREVLHRWEKQGLEGLWEKAGRGGKSRWAEADMAFLEKCLEQEPRTYNSVQLAQKLEQERSVKLSPDWLRQVLKKGVIWKRTRKSHKGKQDKVLQQIKQADLEMLELSAAAGEIDLKYMDESGFCAWSEPSYSYYFRGQQKRLEQSKRRGRRLSIIGFLQPLISFVYGLVIGGVSRKSYIQMMELEALEAQKAGRIRVIVQDNGPIHRCKEVQQLWTKWEEMGLYIFFLPKYCSEMNPIELEWQHLKKNELASQSFEDELDLAYAVIDGVQNRGEKGNYSTQRVKFNSYSSA; encoded by the exons ATGGGCAGCCGTTTAAGGGTATTTCTGACTCCTAAGCAAGATAAAATTTTGTTCAACCTGAGAACGGCAGATGTACCCCAGAAAGTGAAAGACCGAGCCGAAGTGATCAGATTAAGCGCACATGGTTGGTACGTAGAGAAGATAGCAGATCACTTTGACTGGACTGCCCAAACAGTAAGAGAAGTTTTGCATAGATGGGAAAAACAAGGTCTAGAAGGACTGTGGGAGAAAGCAGGGCGGGGAGGAAAATCAAGGTGGGCAGAAGCTGACATGGCGTTCTTAGAAAAATGCTTGGAGCAAGAACCACGTACATATAATAGTGTTCAATTAGCCCAAAAATTAGAGCAAGAACGCTCCGTGAAATTGAGTCCTGACTGGTTAAGGCAGGTACTC AAAAAGGGGGTCATTTGGAAGCGAACTAGAAAAAGCCACAAAGGAAAGCAAGACAAAGTATTGCAGCAAATCAAACAGGCAGACTTAGAGATGTTGGAATTATCTGCTGCTGCTGGAGAAATCGATTTAAAGTATATGGATGAATCAGGGTTTTGTGCCTGGAGTGAACCCAGTTACAGTTACTACTTCCGAGGTCAGCAAAAACGCCTGGAGCAGAGTAAGCGTCGGGGTCGAAGGTTAAGTATTATTGGGTTTCTTCAACCCCTAATTAGTTTTGTGTACGGTCTAGTGATTGGTGGCGTTTCACGCAAATCCTATATTCAAATGATGGAGCTTGAAGCACTTGAAGCCCAAAAAGCAGGTCGTATCAGAGTCATCGTTCAGGACAACGGCCCGATACATCGGTGCAAAGAAGTTCAGCAATTATGGACAAAGTGGGAAGAGATGGGTTTGTACATCTTCTTTTTACCTAAATATTGCTCAGAGATGAATCCAATTGAATTGGAGTGGCAACACCTGAAAAAAAATGAACTAGCTTCTCAAAGTTTTGAGGATGAATTAGACCTTGCCTATGCTGTCATTGATGGAGTTCAAAATAGAGGAGAAAAGGGAAACTACAGTACGCAACGTGTAAAATTTAACTCTTATTCTTCTGCTTAA